Genomic window (Patescibacteria group bacterium):
TATGTCAAAACAATCAGGCGGGCAAGCATTGTGCGGATGGATAGCAATGGCTGCATAAACCCCTTTTTTATGTTTTTCCGCGATTTCTATTGCTTTTTGCGATGTTTCCAAATCCGCGCCAACATTAATTATCCAAATATCATTAGCCAAACAACGACCGATGATTTCCTCTCGGTCGTCTTCAAAATCCTTAAAATTAAGATGTGCGTGCGTATCAATTAGCATTATATTCGCGGAAAAAGAATATCCAATTTTCCGGTTTTGGAAGTCAAACTTCCTTTAATTTGTTCTTTAATTTTTTCGCTTGTTTCCGGCAAAAACGGCGCAATCAAATTAGCAATCTCGGAAAGAGCATATAAAAGATTAGAAAGAACTTGTTCTAATTTTTTCTTGTCAGTTTTAGCTAATTCCCATGGCTTGTTTTGTTCAATATATCTATCACAAAATCCAATTAATTTCCAAATTCCTTCCAATGCCTCGTAAAACTTAAATTCTTCTATATTTTTCCCGTATTCTTCTTTTGTTTTTTCAATAGCTTCTTTAATCTCTTTGTCGGCTTTTGCCTCGTTGATTCCATTTTTTACTGACATGGTTAGAATTCTCGCCACTAGATTTCCCAATCCGTTTGCTAAATCAGAATTATATTTTTCAACAAATCTTTCTTCTTTAACGTCGCCATCCTGCGTAAGCGGAAATTGTGAAAGCAAAATATATCGTGCAGCGTCAGTTCCAAATTTTTCAACTAAATTGTTCGGGTCTATGACATTGCCTAATGTTTTGCTCATTTTTTGGCCATTGATAGTAAAAAATCCGTGGATAAATTCCGTATCAGGCAAATTTTCTTCTGCTGCCAAAAGCATTGCTGGCCAAAAAATCGCGTGAAATTTCAAAATATCTTTTGCCAATAAATGAATAACCCTGCCATTTTTCCAATATTCTTTAAATTTGTCTGTGCCGTCGCCGGTATAATAATTTAAAAGCGCGTCCACCCAAACATAAACAATCTGGTTTTCATCAAACGGCAAATCTATGCCCCATTTCACTCTTTCTTTTTGCCGAGAAATTGAAAAATCCTCTAATCCTTGTTTCAATAATCCCAAAACTTCATTTTTTGCCCTTTCTGGTTCTATTTTCAATTTATCTTTTTTAAT
Coding sequences:
- a CDS encoding class I tRNA ligase family protein, whose product is MEKILITTPIYYVNDKPHIGHAYTTLAADVLARFFRAQNKDVFFLTGTDEHGAKVAEVAEKLGKKPQQICDENSEIFKKVWTNLGIKYDYFIRTTEKRHEEAVKKFIEKLKDKKSIYEKEYQGLYCTACEKFLTEKDLIDGLCPDHKKKPESISEKNFFFKLTDFLGEIEKLIKKDKLKIEPERAKNEVLGLLKQGLEDFSISRQKERVKWGIDLPFDENQIVYVWVDALLNYYTGDGTDKFKEYWKNGRVIHLLAKDILKFHAIFWPAMLLAAEENLPDTEFIHGFFTINGQKMSKTLGNVIDPNNLVEKFGTDAARYILLSQFPLTQDGDVKEERFVEKYNSDLANGLGNLVARILTMSVKNGINEAKADKEIKEAIEKTKEEYGKNIEEFKFYEALEGIWKLIGFCDRYIEQNKPWELAKTDKKKLEQVLSNLLYALSEIANLIAPFLPETSEKIKEQIKGSLTSKTGKLDILFPRI